In one window of Geotrypetes seraphini chromosome 3, aGeoSer1.1, whole genome shotgun sequence DNA:
- the LOC117358045 gene encoding uncharacterized protein LOC117358045: protein MEVITSQRGREHWVNEGYRYRRDRVMADGSTSWRCVRRDCVGRRKRLVDGSSVEITAHVHAPNNARIEADRMMGDIRERAVATVERPRQIIHGTTAGTSLEAATLLPAYTSMQRTVNRKRNAGHLAMGNPRCIRDIQIPEPLQRSTRGEQLLLWDSGENDERRIFIFTTESNLEVLEQHGHWFMDGTFKVAPHLFVQVFTIHAFVDNRALPMVYVLLNSKREEDYERVLRKLLETRNTLAPLTILMDFERASLQAARTVFPNATVSGCLFHLGQSLWRRIQHEGLTASYRDEERVRMFTKMLLALSFVPVDDVAECFQTLEESRPDELTLVYDYWEDNYIGRLRPNGRRVPPFPIHLWNMRSRVEDGLPRTNNSVEGWHHAFQSSVACHHPTIFKLLEHIQREQDHTEQLLARFQAGNRAPPSSKSTYVRVTQRLTTLLPTYGQTPLFQYLRGIAHNLEL from the coding sequence ATGGAAGTAATAACTTCACAGCGTGGGAGAGAGCACTGGGTTAATGAGGGCTATCGATATCGGCGTGACCGAGTGATGGCAGACGGATCCACGTCCTGGAGGTGTGTGCGCCGTGACTGtgtgggaagaagaaagaggctcGTTGATGGATCTTCTGTTGAGATAACGGCGCATGTGCATGCACCCAACAATGCTAGAATTGAAGCTGATCGAATGATGGGAGACATACGTGAAAGAGCTGTGGCTACGGTTGAAAGGCCACGTCAGATCATTCATGGCACAACAGCTGGGACAAGTTTAGAAGCAGCTACATTATTGCCTGCATACACCTCCATGCAGAGAACAgttaatagaaagagaaatgcaggCCATCTAGCAATGGGTAATCCCAGGTGCATAAGAGACATACAAATTCCTGAGCCGCTACAAAGAAGCACACGTGGTGAACAATTACTGTTGTGGGATTCAGGTGAAAATGATGAAAGACGCATATTCATTTTCACTACAGAATCTAATCTTGAGGTGTTGGAGCAACATGGACATTGGTTCATGGATGGGACATTCAAAGTTGCCCCCCATTTGTTTGTCCAAGTCTTTACCATCCATGCATTTGTAGACAATCGTGCACTTCCCATGGTCTACGTGTTGTTGAACAGTAAAAGGGAGGAGGACTATGAACGTGTGTTGAGGAAACTGCTGGAAACCAGAAACACGTTGGCACCATTGACAATCTTGATGGACTTTGAGAGAGCAAGTCTGCAAGCTGCCCGCACTGTATTTCCCAATGCTACAGTTTCTGGCTGCCTGTTCCATCTGGGTCAATCATTGTGGCGCAGAATTCAACATGAGGGACTGACCGCCAGCTATAGAGATGAGGAGAGAGTAAGAATGTTCACCAAAATGCTGTTAGCATTAAGTTTTGTTCCTGTGGATGATGTTGCTGAGTGTTTCCAGACCTTGGAGGAGAGTCGACCAGATGAACTGACCCTGGTGTATGACTATTGGGAAGACAATTACATCGGGAGATTGCGGCCAAATGGGAGACGGGTGCCACCTTTTCCTATTCATCTGTGGAATATGCGCTCCCGTGTGGAAGATGGACTGCCTCGGACCAATAATTCCGTTGAAGGTTGGCACCATGCATTTCAATCCTCTGTTGCATGCCACCATCCAACCATCTTTAAACTCCTTGAACATATACAGCGTGAGCAAGATCACACAGAACAGTTGCTTGCTCGATTCCAGGCTGGTAACCGCGCACCACCCAGCAGTAAGAGCACGTATGTGAGAGTGACGCAAAGACTAACAACGCTGCTGCCAACATATGGTCAAACACCTCTCTTTCAATATCTCCGTGGTATAGCACATAATCTGGAACTGTAG